The following are from one region of the Stanieria sp. NIES-3757 genome:
- a CDS encoding methyltransferase type 11 — MAVRQDTLWQKFLQPIFNVLIDRESLQQLAESIDWQTESDRLTNSDLVYPQYYSSQNFHGIKNGYLTSGAAVTYDPVTQYVLPPNETWVRQELIQVIAGKPRSILDLGCGTGSTTIMLKQAFPDAEVIGLDLSPYMLVMAEYKAKQAGLNIQWQHGKAEATNFANQQFDLVTASLLFHETPPAISQAILEECFRLLVPGGQVIILDGNQKTLRHTEWLTNIFEEPYIQAYAAGSVDAWLGAAGFDNIRTEEIWWTNQVSWGQKPIPSNDPTQTSQVNLQQIDNGGIPSPAW, encoded by the coding sequence ATGGCAGTTCGTCAGGATACTCTTTGGCAAAAATTTTTACAACCGATTTTTAATGTTTTGATCGATCGAGAATCTTTACAGCAGTTAGCTGAAAGTATTGACTGGCAAACCGAAAGCGATCGCTTAACTAATTCTGATTTAGTTTATCCCCAGTATTATAGTTCGCAAAATTTCCATGGCATTAAAAATGGATATCTTACTTCTGGTGCAGCCGTAACTTACGATCCAGTTACTCAGTATGTCTTACCTCCCAATGAAACTTGGGTTAGACAAGAATTGATTCAAGTAATTGCAGGAAAACCGCGCAGCATTCTCGATCTTGGCTGTGGTACTGGTTCGACTACTATTATGCTCAAACAAGCTTTTCCTGATGCTGAAGTGATTGGCTTAGATTTATCTCCTTATATGCTAGTGATGGCAGAGTATAAAGCCAAGCAAGCAGGATTAAATATTCAATGGCAACATGGAAAAGCAGAAGCAACCAACTTTGCCAATCAACAATTCGATCTAGTTACCGCCTCTTTGTTGTTTCATGAAACCCCTCCTGCGATTTCCCAAGCAATTTTAGAAGAATGTTTTCGTCTTTTAGTACCTGGGGGACAAGTAATTATTCTCGATGGCAACCAAAAAACCCTTCGTCATACCGAATGGTTAACCAATATTTTTGAAGAACCTTATATTCAAGCTTATGCTGCTGGAAGTGTTGACGCTTGGTTGGGTGCAGCAGGTTTTGACAACATTCGTACCGAAGAAATTTGGTGGACAAATCAAGTGAGTTGGGGGCAGAAACCAATACCCAGCAACGATCCTACTCAAACATCTCAAGTAAATTTACAACAAATAGACAATGGGGGAATCCCATCACCCGCTTGGTAA
- a CDS encoding similar to type I site-specific deoxyribonuclease produces MKTVDLLDKYFETAFAAPDGIKRLRELILTLAMQGKLVPQNPKDRPASELLKEIEAEKKRLIKEGKIKKSKPLPEITPDEIPYNLPDSWEWVRLGEIGETQTGTTPPRKDIENFGDFIPFINPGDIKNYQINYSENGLSKIGLSKGRLIEENSILMVCIGGSIGKHAINNRDK; encoded by the coding sequence ATGAAAACCGTAGATCTATTAGACAAGTATTTTGAAACTGCTTTTGCTGCACCAGATGGGATAAAACGCTTACGAGAATTGATTTTAACTTTGGCGATGCAGGGTAAACTCGTACCGCAAAATCCCAAAGATCGCCCCGCAAGTGAACTTTTAAAAGAGATTGAAGCAGAAAAGAAACGGTTAATAAAAGAAGGAAAGATTAAAAAGTCTAAGCCTTTACCAGAGATTACACCCGATGAAATTCCTTATAATTTGCCTGATAGTTGGGAATGGGTAAGATTAGGTGAAATTGGCGAGACTCAAACAGGAACAACTCCTCCTCGAAAAGATATAGAAAATTTTGGCGATTTTATCCCTTTTATTAATCCTGGAGACATCAAAAATTATCAAATCAATTATTCTGAAAATGGATTGTCAAAAATAGGTCTGTCAAAAGGTCGATTAATAGAAGAAAATTCAATTCTTATGGTTTGCATTGGCGGTAGTATTGGAAAACACGCCATAAATAATAGAGATAAGTAG
- a CDS encoding HAD-superfamily hydrolase, subfamily IA, variant 3, whose protein sequence is MTLKAILFDFNGVIINDEAIHQELINDILLGENLRPEESEYREICLGRSDRICLENILAHRGRFVTDEYLDKLVATKSLAYQAKLTQLETLPIYPGLSDFLAQIQQQGLMIGLVTGALKAEVQLVLQRAKLESYFSVIVAGDDIEQSKPEPDGYLLAVKLINQNYPNLNLQPSECLAIEDTYAGIEAAKKAGIQVVGIANTHPLHMLQRKANWTVDYLSDIELDRVDRVCLSI, encoded by the coding sequence ATGACTTTAAAAGCAATTTTATTTGACTTCAACGGCGTAATTATTAACGATGAAGCGATTCATCAAGAATTAATTAATGATATTCTGCTTGGTGAAAATCTGCGTCCAGAAGAATCAGAATATCGAGAAATCTGTTTAGGTAGAAGCGATCGCATTTGTCTCGAAAATATTCTGGCTCATCGCGGTAGATTTGTAACGGATGAATATCTTGATAAATTAGTAGCCACCAAAAGCTTAGCCTATCAAGCAAAATTAACACAGTTAGAAACTTTACCTATTTATCCCGGATTATCAGACTTTTTGGCTCAAATTCAACAACAAGGATTAATGATTGGTTTAGTTACGGGAGCATTAAAAGCAGAAGTACAATTAGTTTTACAACGTGCCAAACTAGAATCTTATTTTTCTGTAATTGTGGCTGGAGATGACATCGAGCAAAGTAAACCTGAACCTGATGGCTATCTACTAGCAGTCAAATTAATTAATCAAAACTATCCCAACCTGAATCTACAACCATCAGAATGTTTAGCGATCGAAGATACCTATGCTGGAATTGAAGCTGCTAAAAAAGCTGGCATCCAAGTAGTGGGAATTGCCAACACCCATCCTCTTCATATGTTGCAGCGTAAAGCTAATTGGACAGTCGATTATTTGTCAGATATTGAACTTGATCGAGTAGATCGAGTTTGTTTATCTATCTAA
- a CDS encoding TniB family protein, with product MDALKECQVEMLIIDEADRLKPETFAEVRDISDKLEISVVLVGTDRLDAVVKRDEQVYNRFRANRRFGKLAGEEFKKTVAIWEQKVLKLPVASNLTNSKILKILLAATEGYIGRLDELLRDTAIASVSRGFKKV from the coding sequence ATGGATGCCTTGAAAGAATGTCAGGTTGAAATGCTCATTATTGATGAAGCCGATCGCCTTAAGCCAGAAACTTTTGCTGAAGTTAGAGATATTTCTGACAAGCTGGAAATTTCCGTAGTTTTAGTCGGTACAGATCGGCTTGATGCTGTAGTTAAAAGAGATGAGCAAGTTTATAATCGATTTCGAGCTAATCGTCGGTTTGGTAAATTAGCTGGAGAAGAGTTTAAAAAGACAGTAGCAATTTGGGAGCAAAAAGTTTTAAAGCTACCTGTAGCTTCTAATTTGACTAATAGCAAAATATTGAAAATTCTTCTCGCAGCTACAGAAGGCTACATTGGCAGGCTAGATGAACTTTTGCGAGACACCGCGATCGCATCTGTTTCTAGAGGATTTAAAAAAGTATAA
- a CDS encoding putative transposase gives MQNKSAAYLKKNWRWKRLRRKPPTPKSKEFKEAKKKDWQTLKLWAEQGVITLLYLDESGCYPESPLSYGYGRIGQQKSISQKTRKGRRIKIMGVWEVEQKFEYALKVGTYKTENYLRFMNWQAERAMKRLFETGKPTVIIHDNASIHRTEL, from the coding sequence GTGCAGAACAAGTCCGCCGCATACTTAAAAAAAAACTGGCGTTGGAAAAGACTGAGGCGAAAACCTCCAACACCTAAAAGTAAAGAGTTTAAAGAAGCAAAAAAGAAAGATTGGCAAACCCTGAAATTATGGGCAGAACAAGGTGTAATTACTTTGCTGTATTTGGATGAATCAGGATGTTATCCAGAGAGTCCTCTAAGTTATGGTTATGGTCGAATAGGTCAGCAAAAATCAATTTCTCAAAAAACTAGAAAAGGAAGACGAATCAAGATTATGGGTGTTTGGGAAGTAGAACAAAAATTTGAATATGCTTTAAAAGTAGGAACTTACAAGACAGAAAATTATCTTCGTTTTATGAACTGGCAAGCTGAACGTGCCATGAAACGACTGTTTGAGACAGGAAAGCCCACAGTAATCATTCATGATAATGCTTCAATTCACCGTACCGAATTGTAG
- a CDS encoding similar to type I site-specific deoxyribonuclease has translation MEQVDRLEKLQIERDRKRLIIHAAASDRLLNSPDKNSFNDAWNFIQNNFNELYSVKENISELRKAILQLAVMGKLVPQAPNDPPASELLKEIEAEKKRLIKEGNIKKQKPLPEIKLEEIPYQIPDNWKWTNLQELFAVVTDGDHQAPPKTNKGIPFLVIGNLNSGNVTFENCRFVPESYYEALDWSRKPKKGDILYTVTGSYGIPIYIDGNQQFCVQRQVAILKSVTFSPIEYLKHYLMSQSAFQYATNIATGIAQKTVPLTGLRKMPVSLPPLPEQHRIVAKVDRLMALCDQLEAQLTKQTEKQTALLNEVIAAI, from the coding sequence ATGGAACAAGTCGATCGCCTGGAAAAACTACAAATAGAACGTGATCGCAAACGTTTAATCATTCACGCAGCAGCAAGCGATCGCCTTTTAAATTCACCAGATAAAAATAGCTTTAATGATGCTTGGAATTTCATCCAAAATAACTTTAATGAACTCTATTCCGTCAAAGAAAATATCAGCGAACTCCGCAAAGCAATTTTACAACTTGCCGTAATGGGTAAACTCGTCCCCCAAGCTCCCAACGATCCACCCGCGAGTGAATTACTCAAGGAAATTGAAGCAGAAAAGAAACGATTAATTAAAGAAGGCAACATCAAAAAACAAAAACCATTACCAGAAATTAAGCTTGAAGAAATTCCTTATCAAATTCCTGATAACTGGAAATGGACTAATTTACAAGAATTATTTGCAGTCGTTACTGATGGAGATCATCAAGCACCCCCAAAAACTAACAAAGGAATACCTTTCTTGGTTATTGGTAATCTTAATTCTGGAAACGTAACTTTTGAAAACTGTAGATTTGTTCCTGAAAGCTATTATGAAGCGTTAGATTGGAGCAGAAAACCTAAAAAGGGAGATATTTTATATACAGTCACAGGTTCTTACGGAATACCAATATATATTGATGGAAATCAACAATTTTGTGTTCAGCGTCAGGTCGCTATTTTGAAATCGGTTACATTTTCTCCTATTGAATATTTAAAACACTATTTGATGTCTCAATCTGCTTTTCAATATGCGACCAATATTGCAACGGGTATTGCACAAAAAACAGTGCCATTAACTGGACTCAGAAAAATGCCTGTTTCCCTTCCACCACTACCAGAACAACACCGCATCGTTGCCAAAGTCGATCGCCTGATGGCATTATGTGACCAACTCGAAGCACAATTAACTAAACAAACCGAAAAACAAACTGCTCTCTTAAACGAAGTTATAGCAGCTATCTAG